A single Mangrovimonas sp. YM274 DNA region contains:
- a CDS encoding ABC transporter ATP-binding protein: MLHVKDLSFRYKDNSVLKDVNFQVGIGEHLSIIGESGSGKSTLLKLLYGEHDLDQGEIFWKNTQILGPKFNLVIGYDFMKYVAQEFDLMPFTSVEENIGKFLSNFYPEEKQERIAELLEVVELTNFAKTKVKTLSGGQKQRVALARALAKQPEIMLLDEPFSHIDNFKKQSLRRNVFQYLKRHKITCIVATHDSEDVLGFSDRMIVLDKHQIVGNDSPENLFNNPQTPLIASFFGEFNILNGDIVYAHQIKVVPNSNLKATVKQAYFKGNYYLIEADLNGDTVFFNHFENIKPGTPTFLEYSK, translated from the coding sequence ATGCTTCATGTAAAAGATTTATCATTTCGATATAAGGACAATTCGGTATTAAAAGATGTCAACTTTCAAGTAGGCATCGGTGAACACCTTTCCATAATTGGCGAGAGTGGCTCTGGAAAAAGCACCCTTCTAAAGCTACTCTATGGTGAGCACGACTTGGACCAAGGAGAAATTTTTTGGAAAAACACCCAAATATTGGGACCAAAATTCAATTTGGTCATTGGCTACGATTTCATGAAATATGTCGCCCAAGAATTTGATTTGATGCCTTTCACATCGGTAGAGGAAAACATTGGAAAATTCTTATCCAACTTTTATCCTGAAGAGAAACAAGAAAGAATCGCAGAACTCTTGGAGGTCGTAGAATTGACCAACTTTGCCAAAACCAAAGTAAAGACCTTAAGCGGCGGCCAAAAACAGCGTGTGGCCTTAGCTAGAGCTTTGGCGAAACAGCCCGAAATCATGTTATTGGATGAGCCCTTTAGCCACATCGACAATTTTAAAAAACAATCCCTACGCCGAAATGTATTTCAATATTTAAAGCGACATAAAATTACCTGTATTGTTGCCACCCATGATAGTGAAGATGTTTTAGGATTTTCAGATAGAATGATTGTTTTGGACAAGCATCAAATTGTGGGCAATGATTCCCCGGAAAATTTGTTCAACAACCCACAAACACCATTAATAGCGTCCTTTTTTGGAGAATTCAATATTCTTAATGGCGATATTGTTTACGCACACCAGATAAAAGTAGTTCCAAATTCCAACCTAAAAGCAACCGTCAAACAAGCCTATTTTAAAGGGAATTATTATTTGATTGAAGCAGATTTAAATGGCGATACTGTTTTTTTTAACCATTTTGAAAATATAAAACCGGGAACCCCAACTTTTTTGGAATACTCTAAATAG
- a CDS encoding FG-GAP-like repeat-containing protein: protein MKNKLLICSALITSFVLHAQSYDSCEDASIQPSAVEGTYTVGTINGEVPLNYCISGAEDATAAEWIKYVPEENYTVSISSKLNSNIDLNTRLHIFSGDCNSLTCVSGNDDHGMSINESDLSVVTFDAQSGSTYYIVWDNKWDDSPFEFTLTECTINFSDQFETATGTDYAVVDMNGDFLDDTVSINNQPDNYLININYQLPEGGFNNVSISTEEPNYPPSWSLTAGDFDANGFNDLMYGSSNGVTFMQANDDGTSFNQVSGTEYVFSQRGNFVDINNDGHLDAFMCHDLAPSVSYINDGNNNLIYENTNGLGDYATGGNYGSVWIDYDNDYDMDMFMAKCGGSDARRTNQLYQNNGDGTYTEVGEASGLADVVQTWSSAWGDFDNDGDMDVYVGSYENNNDLLSVNNHKLMMNNGDGTFTDVSVNIADTHANFGRENIPGDFDNDGNLDIYTNGDILFGNGDMTFRLVHDLNVPGAGAIGDLNNDGFLDFFYLNKVYFNNTNNNNWIKIVTIGNIHESEEGSNRNGIGARVEISTPSGIQIRDVRSGEGFKYMHTLNTHFGLGTDTTINYVRVYWPSGAIDEILNPSINGSLVIQESQTLSLEDSIVDNLIIYPNPTKDLLHLSSMSQLDNTVYTVFDLQGKRVLNAKLTSNTIDVSNLANGNYILRLVNNRSIKTQKFIKH from the coding sequence ATGAAAAATAAACTACTTATATGTTCTGCATTAATAACCTCGTTTGTATTACATGCACAGAGTTACGATTCTTGTGAAGACGCCTCTATACAACCTTCCGCAGTTGAAGGCACCTATACCGTTGGAACCATAAATGGGGAAGTTCCTTTAAATTATTGTATTTCTGGAGCGGAGGATGCGACTGCTGCTGAATGGATCAAATACGTTCCGGAAGAAAATTATACCGTATCCATAAGCTCCAAATTAAATTCTAATATTGATCTAAACACAAGACTTCATATTTTCTCAGGGGACTGTAACTCTTTAACCTGTGTGTCAGGAAACGATGATCATGGAATGTCAATTAATGAAAGTGATTTATCCGTAGTAACCTTTGATGCGCAAAGTGGCAGCACATATTACATTGTCTGGGACAACAAATGGGATGACAGTCCATTTGAATTTACCTTAACAGAATGTACCATAAATTTTAGTGACCAATTCGAAACTGCTACGGGAACAGATTATGCTGTGGTAGATATGAATGGTGATTTTCTAGATGACACTGTTTCCATAAACAACCAACCTGACAATTATTTAATAAATATAAATTATCAACTCCCTGAGGGAGGTTTTAATAATGTCTCCATTTCAACGGAAGAACCTAACTATCCCCCTTCATGGAGTTTGACTGCTGGTGATTTTGATGCAAATGGATTTAATGATCTTATGTATGGTTCATCTAATGGAGTAACCTTTATGCAGGCCAATGATGATGGGACATCATTTAACCAAGTTTCAGGAACTGAATATGTTTTTTCTCAAAGAGGTAATTTTGTAGATATTAATAACGATGGACACTTAGATGCCTTTATGTGTCATGATTTGGCACCAAGCGTTTCCTATATTAATGATGGAAATAATAATTTAATTTATGAAAACACCAATGGTCTTGGGGATTATGCTACTGGTGGTAACTACGGGTCTGTTTGGATAGATTATGATAATGATTACGATATGGACATGTTTATGGCCAAATGCGGTGGATCTGATGCCCGACGTACCAATCAATTATACCAAAACAATGGAGATGGCACCTATACAGAAGTTGGTGAGGCTTCAGGACTAGCCGATGTTGTCCAAACATGGTCATCAGCCTGGGGAGACTTTGATAATGATGGCGATATGGATGTTTATGTAGGGTCTTATGAAAATAATAACGACCTATTATCCGTTAACAACCATAAACTTATGATGAATAATGGAGACGGCACCTTTACAGATGTGTCTGTGAATATTGCAGATACTCATGCCAATTTTGGACGTGAGAATATCCCAGGAGATTTTGACAATGATGGAAATCTGGATATTTATACCAATGGTGATATATTATTTGGAAATGGAGACATGACCTTTAGACTTGTTCATGACTTAAATGTTCCTGGGGCAGGGGCAATCGGAGACCTAAATAACGATGGATTTTTAGACTTCTTTTATCTTAATAAAGTTTATTTTAATAATACTAATAACAATAATTGGATTAAAATCGTAACCATAGGAAATATCCATGAAAGCGAAGAGGGAAGTAATCGAAACGGCATTGGAGCTAGAGTAGAAATAAGCACACCCTCCGGTATTCAAATAAGAGATGTAAGAAGTGGAGAAGGTTTTAAATATATGCACACCCTGAATACGCATTTTGGTCTTGGTACTGATACTACCATAAATTATGTTAGAGTTTACTGGCCCTCTGGTGCTATTGATGAAATCCTTAACCCTTCAATAAACGGTTCCCTAGTAATTCAAGAAAGTCAAACCCTTAGTCTAGAAGATTCTATCGTTGATAATTTAATCATTTATCCAAATCCAACAAAAGACCTATTACATCTTAGTTCTATGTCACAATTAGATAATACCGTATACACGGTCTTTGACCTTCAAGGAAAACGAGTCTTAAATGCGAAGCTAACCTCCAATACTATTGATGTATCCAATTTAGCTAATGGGAACTATATCCTTCGACTTGTAAATAATAGATCCATAAAAACTCAAAAGTTTATCAAACATTAG
- a CDS encoding aspartate-semialdehyde dehydrogenase has product MKVAVVGATGMVGEVMLKVLAERNFPLTELIPVASERSVGKSITFKDKEYTVVGLADAVNMKPDVALFSAGGDTSLEWAPKFAEVGTTVVDNSSAWRMDPTKKLVVPEINANELTKEDKIIANPNCSTIQLVMALAPLHEKYKMKRVVVSTYQSVSGTGVKAVRQLENEIAGVEGEMAYPYPIGRNALPHCDVFQDNGYTKEEMKLAKEPQKILGDNSFAVSATAVRIPTAGGHSESVNVEFENDFDLADIRTILSATPGVIVQDDTTTNTYPMPIYAHDKDEVFVGRIRRDESQANTLNMWIVADNLRKGAATNTIQIAEYLLENSLI; this is encoded by the coding sequence ATGAAAGTAGCAGTAGTAGGAGCAACCGGAATGGTTGGAGAAGTTATGCTGAAAGTTCTTGCAGAACGCAATTTCCCATTAACAGAATTAATCCCAGTAGCCTCAGAGCGTTCTGTTGGAAAGTCAATTACATTTAAGGATAAGGAATATACCGTAGTAGGTTTGGCCGATGCCGTAAATATGAAGCCGGATGTTGCCTTGTTTTCTGCTGGTGGAGACACTTCTTTGGAATGGGCTCCTAAATTTGCCGAAGTGGGCACTACTGTAGTTGATAATTCTTCTGCATGGAGAATGGATCCAACAAAAAAATTAGTAGTTCCTGAGATTAACGCTAACGAATTAACAAAAGAAGATAAGATTATTGCCAACCCAAATTGCTCAACAATTCAGTTAGTAATGGCATTGGCCCCACTTCACGAAAAATATAAAATGAAACGTGTTGTAGTTTCTACATATCAATCTGTTTCTGGAACAGGTGTAAAAGCGGTTAGACAGCTGGAAAACGAAATTGCAGGTGTAGAAGGCGAAATGGCTTATCCTTACCCAATTGGACGTAATGCATTGCCACATTGTGACGTGTTCCAAGACAATGGGTACACAAAGGAGGAAATGAAATTAGCTAAAGAACCTCAGAAAATCTTAGGGGATAACTCCTTCGCCGTATCAGCCACTGCAGTGAGAATTCCAACAGCAGGAGGACATAGTGAGTCTGTAAACGTGGAATTTGAAAATGATTTTGACTTAGCGGATATCAGAACTATTTTAAGTGCAACACCTGGAGTAATTGTTCAGGACGACACCACTACAAACACTTATCCAATGCCTATTTATGCTCATGATAAGGATGAAGTATTTGTGGGAAGGATTAGAAGAGACGAATCTCAGGCAAACACTTTAAACATGTGGATTGTTGCAGACAACTTACGCAAAGGAGCGGCAACCAACACCATTCAAATAGCAGAATATTTGTTGGAGAACAGCTTGATTTAA
- the mscL gene encoding large-conductance mechanosensitive channel protein MscL, producing the protein MLKEFKEFAMKGNLVDIAVAFVMGAAFSKVVTSFTGGIVSPLIGLIFKSDFKDLKYVITEGTANDAGEITGEVAVLYGQFLTNVIDFIIVAFVMFMLIKGINSLKKKEEPAPAAPAGPTQEELLAEIRDLLKK; encoded by the coding sequence ATGCTAAAAGAATTCAAGGAATTTGCAATGAAGGGCAACTTGGTAGACATTGCCGTGGCCTTCGTAATGGGTGCTGCCTTCAGCAAAGTGGTAACCTCTTTTACCGGAGGCATTGTTTCTCCACTAATCGGTTTGATTTTCAAATCAGACTTCAAAGACCTCAAGTATGTCATTACAGAAGGTACTGCCAACGACGCAGGGGAAATAACAGGGGAAGTTGCCGTGCTTTACGGACAGTTTTTAACCAATGTTATCGACTTTATCATTGTGGCGTTTGTAATGTTTATGCTTATAAAAGGCATTAATTCACTTAAGAAAAAAGAAGAACCGGCCCCTGCTGCACCAGCCGGACCAACCCAAGAAGAATTATTGGCAGAAATTCGAGATTTGCTAAAAAAATAA
- the alr gene encoding alanine racemase — protein MPTAQETTLEIDLKALKHNYNYLKSKLQKNTHFMAVVKAYSYGHDAKIIANYLQDLKVDYFAVAYTSEGIALRDAGITKPIMVLHPQPTSFKELMARCLEPSLYNSKVLHEFIAIAESEGQNTYPIHLKFNTGLNRLGFSEYDVKGIASILSHTNAVGVKSIFSHMAASEDLNEKEFTLNQIKTFKAIAKDFTETLGFKPMLHMCNTSGILNYPEAHFDMVRSGIGLYGFGNSEEENHNFQPIGTLKSVISQIHHIKKGETVGYNRAFKADKFQKTATIPIGHADGIGRQYGNGKGFVTIHGKQAPIVGNVCMDMIMVNITDIDCKEGDEVIIFGQQPTASEFAQTANTISYEILTAISQRVKRVIIE, from the coding sequence ATGCCCACAGCCCAGGAAACTACCCTTGAAATTGACTTAAAAGCATTAAAGCACAATTATAATTATCTTAAGTCCAAACTTCAAAAAAACACTCATTTTATGGCCGTGGTTAAAGCCTACTCATACGGTCACGATGCCAAAATTATTGCCAATTACCTCCAGGATCTTAAAGTAGACTATTTTGCCGTAGCCTACACAAGTGAAGGTATTGCACTTCGGGATGCAGGCATTACCAAACCCATTATGGTTCTGCACCCACAGCCCACAAGTTTTAAGGAACTTATGGCACGTTGTTTAGAACCTAGCTTGTACAATTCCAAAGTACTGCATGAATTTATTGCCATTGCAGAATCAGAAGGGCAAAACACTTATCCCATCCACTTAAAATTCAATACTGGCCTGAACAGATTGGGGTTTTCAGAATATGATGTAAAAGGGATCGCGTCTATTTTAAGCCACACAAACGCTGTTGGCGTGAAGTCTATATTTTCTCATATGGCCGCCAGTGAAGACCTGAATGAAAAGGAATTCACGCTAAACCAAATTAAAACCTTTAAAGCCATTGCCAAAGACTTTACCGAAACCCTTGGCTTTAAACCTATGCTGCATATGTGCAACACCTCGGGCATTTTAAATTATCCCGAAGCCCATTTTGATATGGTACGCAGTGGCATTGGGTTGTATGGCTTTGGTAATTCAGAAGAAGAGAACCACAACTTCCAACCTATCGGAACCCTTAAATCTGTTATTTCACAAATTCACCATATCAAGAAAGGGGAAACCGTGGGCTACAACCGCGCCTTTAAAGCTGATAAATTTCAAAAAACGGCCACCATCCCTATTGGTCATGCCGATGGTATTGGACGACAATATGGCAATGGAAAGGGCTTTGTTACCATACACGGAAAACAAGCTCCAATTGTTGGAAATGTCTGCATGGATATGATTATGGTAAACATTACCGATATAGACTGCAAAGAAGGTGATGAAGTGATTATTTTTGGTCAACAGCCTACTGCTTCAGAGTTTGCCCAAACTGCCAATACCATCTCTTATGAGATCCTCACAGCAATCTCACAAAGAGTGAAAAGAGTCATTATAGAATAA
- a CDS encoding thymidine kinase — protein MFLENTVNPKEQFGWIEVICGSMFSGKTEELIRRLKRAQFAKQKVEIFKPAIDMRYDDEKVVSHDANEIRSTPVPAAANIPILADGCDVVGIDEAQFFDDEIVRICNDLANKGVRVIVAGLDMDYKGNPFGPMPNLMATAEYVTKVHAICTKTGNLAQYSHRKTKSDALVLLGEVDEYEPLSRAAFYKSMLRDKVRNMDVNDAEDISPKNKEEQ, from the coding sequence ATGTTTCTTGAAAATACAGTAAACCCCAAAGAACAATTTGGCTGGATTGAAGTGATATGTGGCTCGATGTTTTCGGGCAAGACCGAGGAGTTGATCCGCCGTCTTAAACGCGCCCAATTTGCAAAACAAAAAGTAGAAATCTTCAAACCTGCCATCGATATGCGGTACGATGACGAAAAGGTAGTCTCTCACGACGCCAATGAAATTCGTTCAACCCCAGTGCCTGCAGCTGCTAATATTCCTATTCTGGCCGATGGTTGTGATGTGGTTGGTATTGATGAAGCCCAATTTTTTGACGACGAAATTGTAAGAATCTGCAATGACCTAGCCAACAAAGGAGTTAGAGTAATTGTTGCTGGATTAGACATGGATTACAAAGGCAATCCCTTTGGCCCAATGCCCAACTTGATGGCTACCGCCGAGTATGTTACAAAGGTACATGCCATATGCACCAAAACCGGAAATTTAGCCCAGTACAGCCACCGAAAAACCAAGAGCGATGCTTTGGTTTTATTGGGGGAAGTTGATGAATACGAACCTTTGAGCAGAGCGGCATTTTACAAAAGTATGCTGCGCGACAAAGTGAGAAACATGGACGTGAACGATGCCGAAGATATCTCTCCAAAAAACAAAGAAGAACAGTAA